A genomic stretch from Podospora pseudoanserina strain CBS 124.78 chromosome 3, whole genome shotgun sequence includes:
- a CDS encoding hypothetical protein (COG:S; EggNog:ENOG503P3KX), translating into MFSTLPDLTPRDSHSSWYTSPRRPHPPQQSHHPSTAFTESSTTLDNNSLVPPPPPPNSRHNNKSSSSTNSIIDRSLLGRLKADEDLIRRRQAHIATHGQQWLKPPGLAKTLFQMREEKREQEEHAEAVRREMVAQELAEAQAAEEEQGVEEGEEEEGTEVDLDGEIPEGMMDMEEEDLDDEILEGDLDDDDDDDDDDDLDDAVPGEDLDDEIPEGDLDDDIPEGGGFGYDGASDDTDEEEGDTEQNINNTFQTAQFDTSGDESSSVDPNDVSLTEVQQQRRMERRELQSRVATVRAQEQRMRDLMAQQSQPRHGNNNSNDDDLYGGNDNDDNHYRDGGANDMLEEEDLISSRQLEGGAESGDDMDMEADLDDEIPDASGISGVSGGAGFGMDGAGYEHTDSEAELSDDGTQGNVSFARGGGSVRRQQHQQGNFRSSAVGPPPPQQQQNFRNSGGNFRSSGMGRFDPRSSLNHDISGFLSLDGSSMIGSSPHVSFRRSRRG; encoded by the exons ATGTTCTCTACTTTACCCGATCTCACCCCCCGAGAT AGCCACTCCTCATGGtacacctccccccgccgcccgcaccccccccaacaatcccaccacccctccacagccttcACcgaatcctccaccaccctcgacaaCAACTCCCtagtcccccctccccctccccccaactcccgccacaacaacaaatcatcctcctccaccaactcaaTCATCGACCGCTCCTTGTTAGGCCGCCTAAAAGCCGACGAGGACCTCATCCGCCGTCGCCAAGCCCACATCGCGACCCACGGCCAGCAATGGCTTAAACCCCCCGGTCTAGCCAAGACATTATTCCAGATGAGGGAAGAGAAACGTGAACAAGAGGAGCACGCCGAGGCGGTAAGAAGGGAGATGGTAGCGCaggagctggccgaggcgcaggctgccgaggaggagcagggtgttgaagaaggtgaggaagaagaggggacggaggttgatttggatggggagattcccgaggggatgatggatatggaagaagaggatttGGATGATGAAATTCTCGAGGGTgatcttgatgatgatgatgatgatgatgatgacgatgatctGGATGATGCGGTGCCaggggaggatttggatgatgagatACCCGAGGGAGACTTGGATGATGATATACccgaaggaggggggtttgggtaTGATGGTGCGAGTGATGATacggacgaagaggagggggatacGGAGcagaacatcaacaacacttTTCAAACCGCGCAGTTTGACACGTCGGGAGATGAAAGCAGTTCTGTCGACCCGAACGATGTTTCGCTTACCGAGGTGCAACAGCAGCGccggatggagaggagggagcttCAGTCACGGGTGGCTACCGTTCGTGCGCAGGAGCAGAGGATGAGAGATCTCATGGCGCAGCAGAGCCAACCGAGACATGGGAATAACAACAGTAACGACGATGATTTGTATGGTGGGAATGACAATGACGACAACCACTACCGCGATGGAGGAGCGAATGAcatgttggaggaggaagacctTATTTCGTCTCGGCagttggaagggggggctgAGTCGGGGGATGATATGGACATGGAGGCTGACCTGGACGACGAGATTCCTGACGCGAGCGGGATCAGTGGGGTTAGCGGTGGTGCCGGGTTCGGGATGGACGGGGCGGGTTATGAGCATACTGACTCTGAGGCTGAGCTTAGCGATGATGGGACGCAGGGGAATGTTAGTTTTGCCAGAGGCGGGGGGAGTGTTagacggcagcagcatcagcaggGGAATTTCAGGAGCAGTGCTGTTggcccaccgccgccgcagcagcagcagaattTCAGGAATAGCGGGGGGAACTTTAGGAGCAGTGGAATGGGAAGGTTTGATCCTAGGTCGAGTCTGAATCACGATATTAGTGGGTTTTTGAGCTTGGACGGGAGTAGTATGATTGGGAGTAGTCCTCATGTTAGTTTTAGGAGGAGTCGACGTGGTTAA
- the BET1 gene encoding protein transport protein bet1 (EggNog:ENOG503P3FI; COG:U), which yields MASRFPSSTLHQRDSRSDLFKGYSGGPSSRTASPSTFNSQPGRAGGGYGYGGYTSNNGSSSLGIGEGSSGNGGYRSATPNRKGQYSDAVLNELESQNDAQVDGILGKVRILKDMTVAIGDEIRESSALAEKMNEGFDNTRLRLRGTMNRMLVMAERTGVGWRVWLAFFAAVIVLFVWVWLF from the exons ATGGCTTCTCG attcccctcctcaaccctccACCAACGCGACTCCCGCTCCGACCTCTTCAAAGGCTACTCCGGCGGCCCTTCCTCCCGCAccgcctccccatcaaccttcaACTCCCAGCCCGGCCGAGCAGGCGGCGGGTATGGCTACGGGGGGTACACAAGCAACAATGGCAGTTCATCACTAGGAATCGGCGAGGGGAGTTCCGGCAATGGCGGGTATCGGTCAGCGACTCCAAATCGAAA GGGCCAATACTCAGACGCGGTCCTCAACGAGCTCGAATCCCAAAACGACGCCCAGGTCGACGGCATCCTTGGCAAGGTCCGGATACTCAAGGACATGACGGTTGCGATTGGAGACGAGATCAGGGAGAGCTCGGCGCTGGCGGAGAAGATGAACGAGGGCTTTGATAACACGAGATTGAGACTGAGGGGGACGATGAACAGGATGTTGGTCATGGCCGAGAGAacgggggttgggtggagggtttggttGGCGTTTTTCGCGGCGGTGATTgtcttgtttgtttgggtATGGTTGTTTTAG
- the CHZ1 gene encoding Histone H2A.Z-specific chaperone (EggNog:ENOG503P6DP) produces MASNGATDPTAAAEAGAAQTDFKGKGKSTEQPVDDTSMVEDDDDDDDEEEVEEEAEVEEDGMEEIDLENVIGRRTRGKVIDFAKAAEENPPEGDDDEEDDDDFEAPDEEMKDA; encoded by the exons ATGGCTTCCAACGGTGCTACAGACCCCACTGCGGCTGCCGAGGCTGGCGCTGCCCAGACCGAtttcaagggcaagggcaagagCACCGAGCAGCCAGTTGATGATACCTCTATggtcgaggacgatgatgatgatgacgatgaggaggaggtcgaggag GAGGCCGAAGTTG aggaggatggcaTGGAGGAGATCGACCTCGAGAACGTGATTGGCCGTCGCACCCGCGGCAAGGTCATCGACTTCGCcaaggccgccgaggagaacCCTCCcgagggcgacgacgacgaggaggatgatgacgacttCGAGGCTCCggatgaggagatgaaggacGCCTAA
- a CDS encoding hypothetical protein (EggNog:ENOG503P6DP): MNLCQSLSTVPRRLAPKLGGTCTSARRQDLEHHHQSNSNLGRLLSPNRQPKHKSPTMKPSHVLSAFAALATAVTAQEYDDDVTYTSSPTGRIAPVYIQPISSSSPPVLLAELNYHPSSSTNPSSEEDAPAPSVLSYEPPEFDPETKLVRVGVYDEKTGRWASSAAVVSVENFGQGYQPNFVLNVDEKGEEVVGVVVRGVRVDAGQTRNFGPRVVVRGMERGRQPGLGKPVVLSAEGRKVEVEERSFLQKYWWAILLGAVLLLGGGGDGK, translated from the exons ATGAACCTCTGCCAATCCCTCAGCACAGTGCCAAGACGGCTGGCCCCAAAGCTTGGGGGGACGTGCACCTCAGCTCGACGCCAAGACCTggagcatcatcaccaatccaATTCCAATCTCGGCCGGCTTTTGTCTCCAAACCGACAACCGAAACACAAATCGCCCACCATGAAGCCATCCCACGTACTCTCCGCCTTCGCGGCCCTCGCAACAGCTGTCACGGCCCAAGAATACGACGACGATGTTACCTAtacttcctctcccactgGGCGCATAGCACCAGTCTACATTCAACCCAtctcgtcttcctccccgccggTCCTCCTCGCCGAACTAAACTAccacccctcttcttccaccaaTCCCTCCTCAGAGGAGGATGCGCCAGCTCCCTCCGTCCTGAGCTATGAACCCCCCGAATTCGACCCCGAGACGAAGCTTGTTAGAGTTGGGGTGTATGATGAGAAAACAGGGAGATgggcctcctcggcggcggtggtgtccgTGGAGAACTTTGGGCAGGGGTACCAGCCGAACTTTGTGCTGAAtgtggatgagaagggggaggaggtggttggggttgtggtgaggggggtgagggttgatgCTGGGCAGACGAGGAATTTTgggccgagggtggtggttagggggatggagagggggaggcagccggggttggggaagcCGGTTGTGCTGAGCGctgaggggaggaaggtggaggttgaggagaggagTTTTCTTCAAAA GTACTGGTGGGCGATTCTTTTGGGTGCTgttttgctgctgggaggtggtggagatgggaaaTGA
- the PHO80 gene encoding Pho80p cyclin (COG:S; EggNog:ENOG503NY21): MMLTPSPVVSSVNASPRSSFPNIGSHYVPASSPRQSSPRVQTVAKSRRQSQSPLSSAVASAAAPIAGPSTSTTTTTATTTTSTTIASAIPPSKHYVAVDAATQYSPMERINYATGEPLSHTKPEGAQPHQTPPTTQSRAMAAPGDHYAAQAAPAAAVTPDPTKKPVPPAVAKQQHQHTEAVAASPSKRRNSQGPGSRGASPSRDAGQNPSPSSKRARPEQLPSKELPRKYEFCLTEDMVVLIAHMLGELIETNDVLALKSGNLTRFHSRTAPGISVLDYLHRLARHATLSPPLLLSMVYYIDRLCACYPEFTINTLTVHRFLITAATVAAKGLSDAFWNNSTYAKVGGIKVNELKLLELEFLYRVDWKIVPNPDILVSYYKGLVERCPGYVLEREEIPLEDDGEDEGEDDDSDVLDDEDDDDEDGDNDGGRNEETRSQCVQSPRFKQSEEGRSPLRYR, translated from the exons ATGATGTTGACACCGTCCCCGGTCGTCTCCTCTGTCAATGCCTCCCCGAGAAGCAGCTTTCCCAACATTGGAAGCCACTATGttcccgcctcctcgcccagaCAGTCTTCTCCCCGGGTCCAGACTGTTGCCAAGTCTCGCCGACAATCGCAATCACCATTGTCATCCGCCGtcgcttctgctgctgccccaaTAGCTGGGCCCTCGACCTCAACCACGACTACTACCG CTACCACTACCACCTCGACGACAATAGCGTCCGCGATCCCCCCCTCGAAACACTATGTAGCCGTCGACGCTGCAACCCAGTATTCACCTATGGAACGTATCAATTATGCTACAGGGGAACCATTATCTCATACCAAACCCGAAGGAGcccaaccacaccaaaccCCGCCGACCACGCAGTCACGAGCCATGGCTGCTCCCGGCGACCACTACGCTGCCCAAGCGGCACCAGCAGCGGCGGTGACACCGGACCCGACCAAGAAGCCCGTCCCGCCGGCCGTTgcgaagcagcagcaccagcataCCGAGGCCGTAGCCGCCTCACCCTCAAAACGGCGAAACTCCCAGGGGCCAGGGAGCAGAGGCGCATCGCCATCACGAGATGCGGGACAAAACCCCTCACCCTCTAGCAAGCGCGCAAGGCCAGAACAGTTGCCGTCGAAAGAACTGCCACGAAAATATGAATTTTGCCTCACCGAAGATATGGTTGTTTTGATAGCGCATATGCTTGGAGAGCTTATTGAAACCAACGATGTGCTTGCTCTGAAGTCAGGCAATCTTACACGATTTCACTCACG TACGGCGCCTGGCATCTCAGTTTTGGATTACCTTCACCGCCTAGCGAGACATGCTACTCTCAGCCCACCACTTCTACTCTCCATGGTTTATTATATCGACCGACTATGTGCCTGCTACCCCGAATTCACCATCAACACGCTGACCGTGCATCGGTTCCTCATCACGGCTGCCACGGTAGCAGCAAAGGGCCTCTCAGACGCCTTCTGGAACAATTCGACCTACGCTAAAGTCGGGGGAATAAAAGTCAACGAGCTGAAACTGCTCGAGCTCGAGTTCCTGTACAGGGTGGACTGGAAAATTGTCCCCAACCCAGACATACTTGTGTCGTACTACAAGGGACTTGTGGAGCGGTGTCCAGGATACGTGCTTGAACGAGAAGAGATTCCACTCGAAGACGACGGcgaagacgagggagaggacgaTGACAGCGATGTactcgacgacgaggacgatgacgacgaggatggtgatAATGATGGGGGCCGCAATGAGGAGACAAGGAGCCAGTGCGTGCAATCACCACGATTCAAACAATCGGAAGAAGGGCGTTCACCTTTGAGATATCGCTAG
- a CDS encoding hypothetical protein (COG:S; EggNog:ENOG503NVYZ) has product MTMAQASSPPVLTPHKITRSYSEQVAELRAIKDKCIGHLQNKEEWVEKGILGSILQALQGSAPSHVRTEEDSVRLLCLELLASISGGGPQFLNPLHVVDVVPTVLSYISLAHQNSPRVVLTALRIIRNMTEATSAALPGHDDLNRLADAIFRPEHLESFHAILTQPSTDSVIQEQKRLVLSSIARLCNKEEHQNVLADSGVLDALATILASFIVARGEVIPGAEMVAETDGLADMIPAPAPRGASLALTLEAISAIICNSKFRCCMFVLSPAILAVLPLIDFTPASAEPRPPGAGGAAGKSHGAMDYLLPLMPGSQSRSSSQVAQLPPSSLSRNASSNRRSQTYKFTGFDPASEDSDADNPESPVVPWLLNLVRKTSGLERVAAASVLTSLFKANLTRLDREQELAYLLVPILCNLIRDHMKEIPPSIYTTTFIDSDTEKDWAILEKTPEVLARLVGGSEILQKSAHECGVIKTTAKLLKDAYELLASPLIPSPWTAFPRQSMVSEGSPPSCQLGPPGPVPLYIHRIRMRYSALTLVAGMCSSREDYRKELASQELVPFIVESLAVRPGKPQDRKGKSASKKEGKDGAERLAYGQNPTSVILAACHALRCLGRSVSILRTTFLDHDVWQPVYKLMKHPDLEVQIAACSVVINLLASSSPMVEPLLQAGISKILCEQAHSHEPGLRLNAVWALKHLILEVNNSRKKQLLEELEPGWLIQLISDDTSEEGAPYTRPRRSTDADEDEDMDAETTEEEEPHLWTWRGMDGNPRRINSPRMQKAKEKLEMLRKADLNPARKARNDMIAIQEQALGFIQNFIMNPNTPQDQTELVDYLFSELGENRLFGILANKLKVRVVGAFGRKYSKGRDTLALYPQAKIIMAITFILVHIAASIPRHRQLVIAQTELLKLLGGNLDNESVDVRRGLCHLFENLSVLEDDEDRQPCAQRASELAKLGVLSKLEGLETNDADLYVRERAKAAVAQFKTPAMA; this is encoded by the exons ATGACGATGGCCCAGGCCTCGAGCCCTCCAGTGCTCACACCGCACAAGATAACTAGAAGCTATTCAGAACAGGTTGCCGAGCTTCGAGCAATCAAGGACAAGTGTATTGGTCATCTGCAAAACAAAGAAGAATGGGTCGAGAAGGGTATACTGGGGTCTATCCTCCAGGCGCTACAAGGTAGCGCTCCGTCACACGTGCGGACAGAGGAGGACTCTGTTCGTCTGCTGTGTCTGGAGCTGCTTGCAAGTATCTCAGGTG GGGGGCCACAATTCCTTAACCCCCTTCATGTGGTCGACGTTGTCCCAACAGTCCTATCTTATATTTCTCTCGCCCACCAAAACTCGCCCCGGGTCGTTCTGACAGCCCTCCGCATCATCCGCAACATGACCGAGGCCACGAGTGCTGCTCTACCAGGTCACGATGATCTCAACAGATTGGCCGATGCTATATTCAGACCGGAACATCTCGAGTCATTTCATGCTATTCTTACACAACCTTCTACCGATTCGGTCATACAAGAGCAAAAGCGCTTGGTCTTGAGTTCGATTGCCCGGTTATGTAATAAAGAGGAACATCAAAACGTTTTGGCCGACAGTGGTGTTCTGGATGCGCTCGCGACGATACTGGCCAGTTTCATTGTGGCCCGAGGCGAGGTCATACCTGGAGCGGAAATGGTTGCGGAAACAGATGGCCTAGCTGATATGATTCCAGCCCCGGCTCCCCGAGGGGCAAGTCTCGCCTTGACGTTGGAAGCAATATCGGCCATCATTTGCAACTCTAAGTTTCGTTGCTGCATGTTTGTGCTTTCTCCGGCAATCCTAGCCGTTCTCCCTTTGATCGACTTTACCCCTGCGTCAGCAGAACCAAGGCCTcctggtgctggcggtgccGCGGGCAAAAGCCACGGGGCCATGGACTATCTCCTGCCCCTAATGCCCGGTTCCCAGTCTAGGAGCAGTTCCCAGGTtgcccagcttcctcccTCCAGCTTGTCGCGGAATGCTTCGTCAAACAGGCGCTCTCAGACATACAAATTTACTGGCTTCGATCCCGCTAGTGAGGACTCGGATGCTGACAACCCGGAGAGTCCTGTGGTGCCCTGGCTTCTCAATCTTGTGCGGAAGACAAGTGGGCTCGAGAGGGTGGCAGCGGCTTCTGTTCTGACGTCTCTGTTCAAAGCCAACCTCACCCGCCTGGACCGAGAACAGGAACTGGCTTACCTCCTTGTGCCTATACTCTGCAATCTGATAAGGGACCATATGAAGGAAATTCCTCCGTCGATTTACACGACCACATTTATTGACAGTGATACGGAAAAGGACTGGGCCATTCTGGAGAAAACGCCGGAAGTGTTGGCGCgcttggttggggggagCGAGATCTTGCAGAAGTCTGCTCATGAGTGTGGCGTAATCAAGACAACGGCCAAGCTTCTCAAGGATGCATATGAGTTATTGGCTTCGCCGTTGATCCCGAGCCCGTGGACAGCATTTCCCCGTCAGAGTATGGTTTCGGAAGGGAGCCCTCCATCGTGCCAACTCGGACCGCCGGGGCCGGTCCCATTGTACATCCATAGGATCAGGATGAGGTACAGTGCACTGACGCTCGTGGCGGGGATGTGTTCATCGCGAGAGGATTACCGCAAGGAGCTTGCTTCCCAGGAGCTGGTTCCTTTTATTGTCGAGTCGCTTGCGGTACGACCCGGGAAGCCCCAAGATCGAAAGGGGAAGTCGGCTTccaagaaggaagggaaagatGGCGCTGAGAGGTTGGCTTATGGACAGAACCCCACCAGCGTGATTCTGGCGGCCTGTCATGCGTTGCGGTGTCTCGGGCGATCAGTCAGTATTCTAAGGACGACCTTTTTAGATCACGATGTCTGGCAGCCTGTTTACAAGCTCATGAAACACCCCGATTTGGAGGTGCAAATTGCAGCTTGCAGTGTTGTCATCAACCTCTTGGCAAGCTCCAGTCCCATGGTTGAG CCTCTTCTCCAAGCGGGTATCTCCAAGATCCTCTGCGAACAAGCACACTCTCACGAGCCAGGGCTGCGTCTCAACGCGGTCTGGGCACTCAAGCACTTGATCCTCGAAGTCAACAATAGCCGCAAGAAGCAACTcctggaggagttggaacCCGGGTGGCTCATCCAGCTGATCAGCGATGACACATCCGAAGAGGGTGCGCCGTACACGCGGCCGCGACGCTCCACGGATGctgacgaagacgaggataTGGACGCGGAAACgacagaagaagaggagcctCACTTGTGGACATGGCGGGGCATGGATGGAAACCCTCGCAGGATAAACTCGCCGCGGATGCAAAAAGCGAAAGAAAAACTCGAGATGCTGCGGAAAGCGGACCTGAACCCGGCGCGGAAAGCAAGGAACGACATGATTGCGATTCAGGAGCAGGCGCTGGGTTTTATTCAAAATTTCATCATGAACCCGAACACACCGCAGGACCagacggagctggtggaTTACTTGTTTTcggagctgggggagaacAGGTTGTTTGGGATTCTGGCGAACAAGCTCAAGgtgcgggtggtgggggcgtTTGGCCGGAAGTATTCCAAGGGGAGGGACACGTTGGCGCTGTACCCACAGGCGAAGATTATTATGGCTATCACGTTTATCTTGGTGCACATTGCGGCAAGTATCCCCAGGCATCGACAATTGGTGATTGCGCAGACCGAGTTGTTGAAGCTGCTGGGGGGCAACCTCGACAACGAATCGGTGGATGTGAGGAGAGGTCTTTGTCACTTGTTTGAGAATCTGAGCGTcctggaggatgatgaggacagGCAGCCTTGCGCGCAGAGGGCGTCGGAGCTGGCTAAGCTTGGGGTCTTGTCGAAGCtggagggtttggagacTAATGATGCGGATCTATatgtgagagagagggcgaaggcggcggtggctcAGTTCAAGACTCCAGCAATGGCTTAG
- the VTC2 gene encoding Phosphate metabolism transcription protein (EggNog:ENOG503NVNK; COG:U): MRFGKTLRQSVYPPWKDQYIDYAKLKSILREDKPDDEDEPWTEEDENRFCDEIFNTQLEKVAKFQETKIEELRNRTDEAAEKLKHLNEQQQSEEGGEGDAAQEEGEEGKHEEVAVDKQKLKEMEAELDGITNEVKELQKYSNLNYTGFLKIVKKHDRKRGDRYKIRPMMQVNLSNRPFNSEQAYSPLLNKLSYMYFAIRRFEAPDAGDVLPIDPDSQPETHNGEKYTAHKFWVHPDNLLEVKTYILRRLPALVYSEQSAKEVDGQQDPTITSLYFDNAKFQLYSKKVEREAEASSLRLRWYGQLSARPEILLEQKLLHENGTSEERKFAIKEKYVKAFLDGEYKMEKSVQKMERKGQKAEDVEEFKGTADAIQEFVRDNKLEPLVRANYVRTAFQNPGDDRVRISIDTDIAFIREDTLDRDRPCRDPKDWHRADIDNSNMTNPFKNINQSEVSRFPYAVLEIKLKEDVNNKRGRPVWIQDLMGSHLVHPCPRFSKFVQGVASLFEDYVNRLPFWLSDLNTDIRKDPQRAFQEEEERRARRAENEQVVGSFLGTKLSSYKPSRSSPAAKSYLADRMATDAAAAAASPKSGVTTSNQQQAVSTPAGDEAGESSQSQPLIPRENREINYGTLSSVLPGFSLSKYSRAKRAREAGITSLPPGVTEPKEWIKNSGPLQIEPKVWLANERTFLKWQHICVLLGGLAISLYTASASSKGGNLLGEVMGMVFLGVAAFTGGWSWWVLRRRREMIVGRSGKDFDFVLGPMVVAGALGVALVVNFGIAYQQAFEKHWGGDGGHHGNRSGVDMGDLR, from the exons ATGCGCTTCGGCAAAACCCTCCGCCAGTCGGTCTACCCGCCCTGGAAAGACCAATACATCGACTACGCCAAGCTGAAATCCATCCTCCGCGAGGACAAgcccgacgacgaggacgagccCTGGAccgaagaagacgagaacCGCTTCTGCGACGAGATCTTCAACACTCAGCTCGAAAAAGTGGCCAAGTTTCAAGAGAccaagattgaggagctgcGCAACAGGACGGatgaggcggcggagaagctgaagcaTTTGAATGAGCAGCAACAGtccgaggagggtggcgagggtgatgcTGCccaggaagagggggaggagggaaaacATGaagaggtggcggtggaTAAACAGAAACTCAAAGAGATGGAGGCAGAGCTGGATGGGATCACAAacgaggtcaaggagctgCAAAAGTATAGCAATCTGAACTATACCGGCTTCTTGAAGATCGTCAAGAAGCATGATCGCAAGAGGGGGGATCGGTACAAGATTCGGCCGATGATGCAGGTCAACTTGTCGAACCGGCCGTTCAACTCGGAGCAGGCTTACTCGCCGTTGTTGAACAAGCTGTCGTATATGTATTTTGCGATTAGACGGTTTGAGGCGCCGGATGCGGGGGATGTGCTGCCTATTGATCCGGACAGCCAGCCTGAGACGCACAATGGGGAGAAGTACACGGCGCACAAGTTTTGGGTGCACCCGGATAACTTGTTGGAGGTCAAGACGTACATcttgaggaggctgccggCGCTGGTGTATAGTGAGCAGTCGGCcaaggaggtggatgggcaGCAGGACCCGACGATTACGTCGTTGTATTTTGATAATGCCAAGTTCCAGCTGTATtcgaagaaggtggagagggaggcggaggcgagttcgttgaggttgaggtggtaTGGGCAGTTGAGCGCGAGGCCGGAGATCTTGCTGGAGCAGAAGCTGTTGCATGAGAATGGGACGAGCGAGGAGAGGAAGTTTGCGATCAAGGAGAAGTACGTCAAGGCGTTTCTGGATGGGGAGTACAAGATGGAAAAGTCGGTtcagaagatggagaggaaggggcagaaggcggaggatgtggaggagtttAAGGGGACGGCGGACGCGATTCAGGAGTTTGTGAGGGATAACAAGTTGGAGCCGCTGGTGAGGGCGAATTACGTGAGGACTGCGTTTCAGAATCCGGGGGATGATCGGGTGCGGATTTCTATTGATACGGACATTGCCTTCATCCGGGAGGACACGCTTGATCGTGACCGGCCCTGCCGCGATCCCAAGGACTGGCATCGGGCGGATatcgacaacagcaacatgaCCAACCCGTTCAAGAACATCAACCAAAGCGAGGTCTCCCGCTTCCCTTACGCGGTGTTGGAgatcaagctcaaggaggacgtcaacaacaagcgCGGCCGTCCAGTCTGGATCCAAGACCTCATGGGCTCCCATCTTGTCCACCCCTGCCCCAGATTCTCCAAGTTTGTCCAGGGCGTCGCCTCTCTCTTTGAGGACTACGTCAACCGCCTCCCCTTCTGGCTATCGGACCTCAACACCGACATCCGCAAGGACCCCCAGCGGGCCttccaagaagaggaagagcgTCGCGCCCGCAGAGCGGAAAACGAGCAAGTGGTCGGGTCATTCCTGGGGACCAAACTGTCGTCGTATAAACCCTCCCGCTCgtccccagcagcaaaatcCTACCTCGCCGACCGGATGGCGACtgacgctgctgctgccgccgcctccccaaaGTCAGGCGTTACAACCTCCAATCAACAACAGGCCGTGTCCACCCCCGCCGGCGATGAAGCCGGCGAGTCCTCCCAgtcccaacccctcatcccccgcgAGAACCGCGAGATCAACTACggcaccctctcctccgtcctCCCCGGCTTTTCCCTGTCCAAGTACAGCAGAGCCAAGCGCGCACGCGAAGCGGGCATCACCTCCCTGCCCCCTGGAGTGACGGAACCAAAGGAGTGGATCAAGAACTCTGGCCCGTTGCAAATCGAACCAAAAGTCTGGCTGGCAAACGAGCGGACGTTTTTGAAGTGGCAGCACATCTGTGTAttgctgggggggttggcgatCAGTTTGTACACTGCCTCTGCGAGCTCGAAGGGAGGGAACTtgctgggggaggtgatggggatggttTTCTTGGGTGTGGCGGCATTTAcggggggttggagctggtgggtgttgaggaggaggagggagatgattgTGGGGAGGAGCGGGAAGGATTTTGATTTTGTGTTGGggccgatggtggtggcgggggcgCTTGGggtggcgctggtggtgaaTTTTGGGATTGCG TATCAACAGGCTTTTGAGAAGCAttgggggggtgatggggggcaTCATGGGAATCGGAGTGGGGTTGATATGGGGGATTTGAGGTGA